Proteins found in one Pseudomonas mosselii genomic segment:
- a CDS encoding metal ABC transporter solute-binding protein, Zn/Mn family: MTLNKLPLVLVLSGLPLLASATEVLTTLPVTHSLASVLLDGTSVQLKRAAPANLPASRQPSYFSGRGGASLQKVALKADAVIGVRSIWRDDPLYPMARRSNIRIVEIDAARPVDGALPGIAVKGDEAFAAYPWLNPTNLGRMADVVANDLERLSPTDKAKIQGNLAGLKRQMLELTASSQTRLAEVDNLTVVSLSERLGYLASGLNLDMVEQPLPADGKWDEAALKALGENLKAQDVALVLHHRQPDAKVAEAIAASGAKLLVVDSDPDDTVAGLKASVEQVVKALGDS; this comes from the coding sequence ATGACCCTGAACAAACTGCCCCTGGTCCTGGTCCTGAGTGGCCTGCCACTGCTGGCCAGTGCCACCGAAGTGCTGACCACCCTGCCGGTGACCCACAGCCTGGCCAGTGTATTGCTCGACGGCACCTCGGTGCAGCTCAAGCGCGCCGCCCCGGCCAACCTGCCAGCCAGCCGCCAGCCCTCGTACTTCAGTGGCCGTGGCGGCGCCAGCCTGCAGAAGGTGGCGCTGAAAGCCGACGCGGTGATCGGCGTGCGCTCGATCTGGCGTGACGATCCGCTCTACCCCATGGCCCGACGCAGCAATATCCGCATCGTCGAGATCGATGCCGCGCGTCCGGTGGACGGTGCCCTGCCCGGCATTGCGGTCAAGGGCGACGAGGCCTTCGCTGCCTACCCCTGGCTGAACCCGACCAACCTGGGGCGCATGGCCGATGTCGTCGCCAACGACCTGGAGCGCCTCTCGCCAACAGACAAGGCCAAGATCCAGGGCAACCTCGCCGGCCTCAAACGACAGATGCTGGAGCTGACCGCCAGCAGCCAGACACGCCTGGCCGAGGTCGACAACCTGACCGTGGTCAGCCTGTCCGAGCGCCTGGGCTACCTGGCCAGCGGGTTGAACCTGGATATGGTCGAACAGCCGCTGCCAGCCGACGGCAAGTGGGACGAAGCCGCGCTCAAGGCACTGGGGGAAAACCTCAAGGCGCAGGATGTGGCCCTGGTGCTGCACCATCGCCAGCCAGACGCAAAGGTGGCCGAGGCGATCGCCGCTTCCGGGGCGAAGTTGCTGGTGGTGGACAGCGATCCGGACGACACCGTGGCGGGGCTCAAGGCCAGCGTCGAGCAGGTGGTCAAGGCGCTGGGCGACAGTTGA